TAACCACTAACAACCATAAAACAAATTCATCATGCCAAGGCAATCAGAACGATGAAAACATCAATTTGTCGTAGTCGATACGGGAATCGAACCCGTGTTTTATCCGTGAAAGGGATACGTCCTAACCCCTAGACGAATCGACCATTTTTCAAAAATAAAACACTGAATTTCTTCAGTGTCAGCGTAGTCGGTACGGGAATCGAACCCGTGTTTTATCCGTGAAAGGGATACGTCCTAACCCCTAGACGAACCGACCAAATTTGGTATTGGGGACCACTTTTTCAAATGGTGTTGCAAATATAGAGGGTTAAATTCATATTGCAAAACCTGACCAAAAAATATTTGGTTTGTCCATTCAAAACCTTGAAACTAAGCTTGAAAAAAAATTTAGACATTGATGGACATCTTTGTTATTTTCGCCTGGGAATAAAAGAAGACAAACCAACACCCATGAGAAATAAGCGAGTGGCCATCAATGGCTGTGGTAGAATTGGAAGATTGACTTTAAAGCTTTTGCTTGAAAAAGAAGGGATTGATCTCATTGCCATCAATGACCTCACAGACCCTGAAACCCTTGCCCATCTCATCCAATATGATTCCATCCATGGCAAATATCCATTCCCTATTACTGTCCAAGAAGGCAACCTAAAGGCAAAAGGACAAACAATTAAAATTTTCGCTGAAAAAGACCCTGAAAAAATACCGTGGGGTGATTTGGATATTGATATTGTCCTGGAATCTACGGGAAGATTCACCGAAAGGGAACTTGCAGAAGCTCATATTAAAGCCGGGGCAAAAAAGGTTATCATCACCGCGCCATCCAAGGATAAAGAAGTTCCTACAGTTGTATTGGGAGTCAATGATGAAATCCTCAAAGAGGAACATGATATTATCTCCAATGCTTCCTGCACGACAAACTGTCTCGCCCCAATGCTGAAAATCATGGAAGAGCATTTTGGGATTGAAAAGGGATTTATGTCCACTGTACACTCCTACACCAACGACCAAAATCTTCATGATGCACCACACAGGGATCTGAGAAGGGCAAGGGCTGCGGCATATTCCATTATACCGACTACCACCAATGCTGCCAAAGCGATGGAATTGGTACTCCCGCATCTTAAGGGTAAAATTGAAGCCTCTGCTATGCGGGTACCTGTTCCTGATGGATCTCTGACAGATTTGATCTTATTGTTGAAAAAGGAAACTAGTACTGAGGAAGTCAATGCCATTTTCAAAAATGAATCACAAACTTCCCTGAAAGGCATTGTGGAATATATTGAAGCCCCGATTGTTTCCATAGACATAATAGGAAATCCCCATTCCTGCATTTTTGATGCGGGATTGACATCGGCAAAAGGAAATCTTGTTAAGATTGTAGGTTGGTATGACAATGAAGCGGGTTATTCCAACCGGCTTGTCGATTTAATTCAAAAAATAACTTAGGGAGTATTTAGGGCTTTTCTTCTAAATCCAAGCCAACATTAACTTGATCAATGGCCTCCTGCACAGCATCTAAGAAGGCATCAAGATGTTCCATAAAATCCTGTTCAAAACCCTTCTCAGTCAGGATTTCTTTGCCTTCCTGAATGATTCCATCCAATCTTTTTATTTCAAACAAAGCCAAAGCAGGCTTGACCTTATGTCTGATTTGAGAGAGGATTTCAATATCTTTTAATTCCGCACCTTCCAAATACTTCTCTTTCAGTTCGGTCAATGACTTGTATAGGGCACTGACAAGTTCTGCCTTAAATTCAGCATCACCTTCAGCCATTTCATCAATCCTATCAAAATTGATCGGGGGGGTATTAAGCATATTCATTTATTTGATTTGCACTTCTTCCAGCTAAATATCCGGTACTCCAAGCAGCCTGAAAATTAAATCCACCTGTAATCCCATCGATATTCATAACTTCTCCAGCAAAAAACAAACCGTCAATAAGTCTGCTCTGCATGGTCTCAGGATCAACCTCATTCAATTCTACCCCTCCTGCTGTCACAAACTCTTCCTTGAACGTAGTCTTGCCCTTAACGCGGACAATATAGCAAAAAAGATTTTGAACTAGTTTATGGAAGTGTTTTTTTGGGAGATTTTGCCAAATAATCTCATTTTCGACCCCTGATTTTTCCGAAATATGTTCCCAAAGCCTTGCTGGTAAGGAAAATAGCGGATTGGTCATCACTTTCTTTTTGGGGTGGGCATTTCTAAAATCATTGAGCTTTTGTATAATATCTTCCTCACTTTTTAGTGACGCATCCCAACGGATATGTGCGTTGGCATTATAATTTTTTTCAAAAAGCCATTGCGCACCGAAAGCCGAAAGCTTTAAAATTGCCGGTCCGCTGACACCCCAATGGGTAATCAACAAAGGTCCTCTGTAAGCCAATTTGGTTCCCTCAAGTCTCACAAAAGCATCAGGAACAGAATTTCCCATCAACTTTTTGATCGGCTCGTCAGGGGTATTAAAAGTAAAAAGTGATGGAATCGGTGGTGAAATGGTATGTCCAAGTTTTTTAATAAAATTGAATCCATCAATTTTGGGACTTCCGCCTGCACATACAATTACTTTATCGAAAAGCAGTTCATCATTTTTTGAAAGTACTCTGAATTTTCCATTTGTTTTTTGAATTTCTATAACTGAATAATTATAGACCAGCTTTATTTTATTTTTGTTAGCCTGAGATTCCAAAGCGTCAATAATAGACTGTGAATCATCTGAGACAGGAAACATCCTTCCATCAGCTTCTGTTTTTAATTGCACTCCCCTTGATTCAAACCAAGCTATGGTATCTCTAACTGAGAAATGCTTGAAGACTTTTCTTAAAAATTTTTCCCCTCTCGGATAATTTTTGGTCAATTGAGACAATTCAAGCGCATGATGGGTCACATTGCACCTGCCACCTCCTGAAATCTTTACTTTTGATAAAGATTTGGAGGTTTTTTCAAGAATGGTTACTTCTGCTCCTTTTTCAGCAGCATGTATTGCAGCAAAATATCCCGCAGCGCCGGCACCTATGACTCCTATCGAAATTTTATCCACAAATCATCTCCTTTTCTTTCCGGATATAGAGCCCATAATCCCTCTTGTCAATTCTCTGAAAATCGTCCTTCCGATTTGTCTTACCATGGTATTCTTACTCAGGTCATCAAAGATACTGGTTTCCTTTGGCGTACGGTTTTGGGTCCGCCCATTTCCTCCGGAAGTTGATTGCCCTTGACCTTGGGATGCTTCTTCCTCTGCTTTTGTTATTTTCTGTTCCAAAATTTCAAACGCACTATTCCTATCCATAGTGACATTGTACTTTTTGACCAATGAAGATTGAGAAACCAACTGATCTATTTCATCTTGGCTTAGTATATCCATTCTGGAAATCGGTGCTCGCAATAAGGTATGTGCCAAAGGTGTGGGAATTCCTTTTTCATTCAGAACTGTAACCAATGCTTCACCGATACCCATCGCAGTCAAAACTTCTGAGGTTTTGTAAAAAGTGGACAATGGATAATTCTCAGCTGTTTTGGTGATGGCTTTACGGTCTTTGGCTGTAAAGGCCCTCAGAGAATGCTGTATTTTCAATCCCAATTGGCCTAGTACATTATCAGGGACATCTGTAGGAGTCTGTGTACAGAAAAAAACCCCGACACCCTTGGATCTGATCAATTTAACTATGGCTTCTATTTTATCTATCAGGTCTTTGGATGCATTGGAGAATACCAAATGAGCTTCATCTATGAATAGACATAATTTGGGTTTGTCGGAGTCTCCCTGCTCAGGAAATGTCTCGTAGATTTCAGATAACAAGCTGAGCATAAAGGTAGAAAACAGTTTAGGCCTGTTTTGAATATCAGTCAAACGGATGATTGAGACCATGCCCTTACCGTCAACTGTCCGCACAAAATCATCAACTTCGAATGAAAGTTCCCCGAAGAAATTTTCCGCCCCCTGCTGCTCCAGCTCAATGATTTTGCGCATAATCGTGTTGACCGTCGCAGAGGATACTGCACCAAATTCCTTTGTAATCTCAGCCTTTCCTTCGTTGATAATATATTGAAGCACCTTTTTAAGGTCCTTTAAATCCAAAAGGGGAAGATGATGGGTATCGCAATACCTGAATACCAAAGCAATGACGCCTCTTTGCGTATCGTTCAGTTCCAATATCTGGGAAATCAAGACAGGTCCAAATTCAGAAACAGTGGCTTTCAATTTCACCCCTTTTTCATTGCTGATAGACATCAATTCAACAGGTAAACTTTCAGGCTGATAGTCCACCCCTATCAAACCACTTCTTTTTTCAATATGTGAATTCAATGTCCCGGGCTTTGCCATTCCTGATAAATCCCCTTTTAAGTCCATCAGAACAACAGGAACCCCATTCAGAGAAAGCTGCTCTGCAATGACCTGTAAGGTTTTGGTCTTTCCGGTACCTGTAGCTCCTGCAATCAAACCATGGCGGTTAAAAGTTTTTAAGGGAACTTTGACTTGTGCCATTGGTATGGGTTCATTTTCAAGAATACCCGTACCAAGAATAATGGAATCACCTTTGAATGTGTAGCCCAATTCAATATGCTGTTTGAATTCTTCAGATTTGCTCATAATAAAAATTGAAAATTGAAATTTTAACTCAGCGAAAATAAAAAAACCTGAACACAGTTTGGAAGTATTCAGGTTTTTTGTGAAAAAAAGGATTGCCTTTAATGCGTTACAACAGGTTCAAGGTGTTTGGCATAATTGATAAAATCTTCTATTTGGGATAATGCCGGTACTACCCTGGTCAATTTTTTTGCTTCATTTGTTTCAACAAGGGCTTTGTGAAGATTTTCAGGGTTTCTGGTTCTGAGCTCTTTTACAGTATCGACTCCTGCAGCTTTGAGTAACTCGGCAAACTGACTTGCTATTCCGTTCACTCTAAAAAGGTCAGCCATATTGACCCAATCCAGGATTACTCCTTCCCCAATGCCACTTGCTTCCGCTATTTCTTTTCTTCCTTTCTTGCTAGCTCCTTTTTCAAGAAGTGCTTCGACTGTTGCGATTCCGGCTTTTGCCAGTTTTTCTTTGTGTGCAGGGCCTATACCCTCAATCATGGTGATTGTTTTTGACATAATTATAAAATTTAGGTTATCAAGTTTATTTAAATAAGTTTCCTAGTCCTCCTTTAAGTAAATCTCCGGCTTTATCTGCCAAAGAACCTCCTGCGCCTTGGCTGATCATTTTTATTAGGTCTGATTTATCAAAGGCGCCGGATTTACTACCGGAAATAGCTGAAATGATTTTGGGCAAAACAAAGTTACTGATCTGCGTCGCAGTTTGAAGTGAAACTCCCAATTTGGAAATATAACTACTGCTTAGATCTCCCAGCATATTTTGAAACATGGGGGAACTTTGTGTCCCTGAACCCATATTCAGCATTTTCAGTATACCATCCATATTGCCAGAGGCAGCCTCTTTGCCAAAGGAAGAAAGTAAACTGTCTTTTGTAAGGTTCATAGCATTTTTGGCCTGATCCTGCCCCAATCCGAATTGGTCTGTTAATCCAGAAACCAAATCACTTGAGGTTTTATTAAGAATTTCTTGAATCATATTGACATAAATAAAAAGAGAAATAAAAATTAATTTTTGGAACTAAATTGACCTTTTCCAAAATAAGTTAATTTGATTTTAAATTACAATTAGATTAAAACTTTAAAGTTGATAGTTAAAGATTATTTAAGAAAAAAGATGGAAATAGGCACTTTGATTCTTTGCCATTGTTTTATTAATTAAAGGTATTTACTTTGCCATAGATAAAAACCCTATAAATAGCTTAATGATTGATTGTAGTCTAAAAAACCCCGTATTATCCTTTTCAAAAATTTTTCTTTTAGGCTGTCTATTATTTCTGTTTGGCTTTCAAAGTTATTCACAAGTAAAACCATCTCTTGGCGGATCTTCCCGACTGATGAACAGTGCTTTGGCCGAAATGGAAAAGGGTGATTTTGAAAGGGCCAATGCATATTTCAGGCAAATCATTGAAAGCAACCTTCCCATACCTTCTGAAATGCCCTATTTTTTTGCTGAAACTTTGTTCCAGTTAGGTCAATTTGATAACAGTTCAAGTTTCCTTGAAAAATATCTGGAAATCAATGGATACCAAGGCGACAATTATGAGCAGGCAAAAATCCTTCAGCAGAAATTAAAAAACCATCTGGACGAAATTTCAAATTGCAAATTCTGTGATTTTAGAGGATATCGCTATAATGGCTGTCCAACTTGTAATGGAAATAGAATATTGGAACAATCCTGTTCTTTTTGTAAAGCCAAAGGAGCGGTGGGATGTATTAAATGCATGGGAAAAGGATTGGTGACCAAAAAAAATATTTTTAATATAATCGAATATCATGAATGTGATAAATGTGGCGGAGATGGAAGGCTTGATTGTCCAAGATGTAATGGTTCATTGGTCGAAGTTTCTGACTGTAGAACCTGTAGAGGTCAGGGTAGATTGATTTCCGAAGAAATATGCAACCATCAAGCTGAACCCAGAAATATGTCCCAAAAATTTGAACGATTAAGGCATCTCGCAGGACATTGAGGGGCAAGGTTGATTTATTTTAGACTTTAGATTTCAGATGTTAGATTTAGATCGGAATTCAATGTGGCGGAATGAAAGATTTCGAAATCTTATGTCCTGAGTCTTGTGTCTTACATCTCAAATCTTACTTACAATACTTATCACTGGCCTCCTGAGCAATAGCAACATTCAACCTGATAGCCAGACTGATATCTTCGCATCCTGATTTTTTCTTATCCGTAGCAATTTTCAACATTCCCCTATAATAATAGGCTTGCCCGAAGTCTTTATCCATTTTAATAGCTGCACTGTATTCTCTCAGGGCTTCCTGTGTATTTCCTATTTGGTGCAATGCCCGGCCTTTCATAAAATAAGCCATTGCAGGAGCACCGGGAATTTCCACAGCGTAATCTGCATATAAAAGGGCGGAACTATGGTTTTTCTGTTTTTGATAAATATTAGAAAGGCTCAACAACACCTGAATGTTTTTTGAATCCTGATCCAAAGCTGCCAGAAAATCCTTTTCTGCATTTTTGAATTCACCTAATTCTTCATAAGATCTGCCTCGATTGTAAAGGGCCTTTACATTCTTCGGTTTCGATGCTAAAAAACTGTTGTAAGCAGAAATCGCTTCTTTATATTTACCTTCATTGAACAGTTCATCACCTTTGTTGGACCCTCCTTGTGAACAGGCACCAAGCATAAAAACTATACCGATAAGGGCGGCAAATACCCAATTCCAAATTCTCATTTTTACTTAAATAATGATTTAAACAGCTACATTGTTTTCCCTCAAAGCCTCATTTAAAGAAGTTTTAAGATCAGTGGAAGCTTTTCTCTGTCCAATAATCAGTGCGCAGGGAACCTGAAATTCACCTGCATTGAATTTTTTGGTAAGGGAACCCGGTATCACCACCGATCTTGAGGGAACAAATCCTTTATACTCTTTTGGCTCCTTTCCGGTTACATCAATGATCTTTGAACTTGCTGTCAAAGTAACCCCGGCACCTATCACAGCTTGCTTTCCAATTCTAACCCCCTCTACGATTATAGCCCTAGAACCAATAAAAGCGCCATCTTCAATAATAACAGGTGCGGCTTGAACAGGTTCAAGAACTCCTCCAATACCAACTCCCCCACTTAAGTGCACATCTTTTCCAATTTGCGCACATGAACCTACAGTAGCCCATGTATCAACCATCGTGCCACTGTCCACATAAGCACCAATATTGACATAAGATGGCATCATCACCACTCCTTTGGCTAAATAGGCCCCATAGCGTGCCACAGCATGAGGAACTACCCTTACTCCCTGCTTTGCATAATTGGATTTCAGCGCTATTTTATCATGGAATTCAAAGGGACCTACCTCAATAGTCCTCATTTTTTGAATGGGGAAATATAATATAACTGCCTTTTTAACCCATTCATTAACTTGCCATGAACCATCGGATAAAGGTTCAGCAACCCTTAATCTACCGCTGTCCAATTCCGCTATTACGGTTTTGATAGCAATTTCGACATCCTTTTCATTTAACAATTCCCTGTTTTCCCAGGCATTTTCGATAATCGACTTTAATAATTCCATATTTTTGACCCAAAGAATTTAAAATTGTTCATGCAGCTTTCCAAAATCACCATCGCCTCAGTGCTCAAACCTGTCAAAGACACTAGGGCTTATTACAGGTTTGGACTTTCATTGCGTGAAACAAATAAATACAAGATTAACATCATAGGATTTTCAACAAAAAAAGAATCTTCCGATAAATTTATCAATTTCATAAGCCTCTATTCAAAAGAGAGAAATAACTATTCAAGGATATTTTTAAACCTGAAGTTGATAAAATTGCTTTTTCAAGATAAACCTAAAGTTCTGATTGTTTCCACTTTTGAACTTCTACCAGCAGCGGTTTTCAGTAAATTTTTTCTTGGTTTTAAATTGATTTATGACGTTCAGGAAAATTATAGTCTAAACATAAGTCAAAACAAAACTCTTTCCGGATTCAAAAAAGATGCTGCTTTGATACTGATAAATTTTATTGAACTTGGTTCAAGGTATTTTGTGGATCACTTTTTTTTCGCAGAACGCTGCTACAGGGAAGAATTGAAGAAGTTCAAACCTCATTCAATTTTGGAAAATAGATTTTATGGCAAATTGAAAGTTAAAGAACCATATTATCTCAATCCTGAAAATACATTGACATTCTTGATGTCAGGAACACTTACAGAAGTCTATGGAATTTTGAACGGGATTCAATGGTTTAAAGCGATCCACAGACACTTCCCTAAATCCAGGCTGCTGATAATGGGTCATGTACCATTGGAATCTTTTATGGAAAATTTATCGGAAGCTGTTTCAGGTTATCCACAGATTCAACTCACTGCTTCAAATACTCCATTGGAGTATGAAAAGATATTGAATGCCTATAATGAAGCGGATATTATTTTGATGCCTTACCATCAAATCCCAAGCATCAGTCCAAAAATCCCCAGCAAACTTTACGAAAGCCTGGCCCTGGGAAAGCCCTGTTTAATCAGTCCCAACCAAAAATGGAATCAAATCGTTGCCCAATATCCTGGAGGAATGGAAATTGATTTTTCGGATATGAAAAATTGCAAATCTACTTTTGACCTGTTTTTGGCTAAAAAGTTTTTTGTCTCTTCTCCGGGAAATGAGGTCCTTTGGAGTAGTCAGGAAACCGAATTTTTAGAAGTCATTGAGCGCCTATCCTGCAAATAGGGAGATTGAGGCTATATCATTAATTGTCTTTCAAATTTTATTGCCCAATTATAGTATCGGTTTTACAATTAATCCCTTTGTGACTTAGCGTCTTGGTGGCTAACCTTGTTCAAACTGCCACAAAGATTGGTAATCAATTCTTTTCCATTTGAATTTTCGGATGGTGTTTGTCAGTTGAAAGAATCATCTTTTTAGATTTTTCAGATCCGGTTTTATGGTTATTGGTAACTATTTCTATTCCAAATACACCAAAAGTTATCCACCACTCCCCCTTTCCGGAAACTATATTTGAGTATTAGGAAACTCCCTGTACTTCCTGAAAACAGAAATTCACAGGGCAAGTATTTACTTTTAAATCATTGTAATATAATGACTTGAAATCATATTTAAATATACTTAATTTAATATTTAGACTTGTCTAAAAAGCAAATCACAATTGATTGAAGGTTATCCACATGTTATTTAGTCTATATTAAATTTTTTTTTAGTATACCCTAAATTAATATATTTGTACCTTCAATAAAAAAATATGAACCCACTCACCTACGCAGAGGAAAATTATTTGAAAGCCATATACCACCTATCGGAAGGCGGAAAAAAAGGGGTTTCAACAAACGATATCTCAGGGGAAATGAAAACAAAACCTGCCTCTGTTTCTGATATGCTCCGGAAATTGGGGGATAAAGCAGTGATAGAATACAGAAAATATTATGGGGTACACATTACGGAGGAAGGAAAAAAAATAGCCCTTCAAACCATAAGAAAGCATAGATTGTGGGAAGTGTTTTTAGTAGAAAAACTGAAATTCTCCTGGGATGAAGTCCATGAAGTAGCAGATGAATTGGAACACATCAAATCCGGAATTTTGATCCAAAGGTTAGATGAATATTTAGGCTTTCCCAAATTTGATCCCCATGGCGATCCTATTCCTGATGAATATGGTGATGTACGTTCAAGACCCCGAATACCACTCAATGAACTTGAACTTCATTCGGCAGGTCAGATAGTCGCAGTCAAAGACAGTAGCGCAGCTTTTTTGAGGTACCTGGACAAAGTCGGTGCCTACATCGGTGCAAGAATCAAAGTAACTGATAAGGTGGAATTTGATGGATCCATTGAAATTTTGGTGGATAATAAAAAATCGATCTTTATGTCAAAAGATGTGGCAGGGAATATTTTAGTGATGCAATGAGGAAAATGAAAAGCGGGAGGTAAACCTCCCGCCCCTTTTTCAAACATTAGAATTCTTTTTAAACTTCTATGACACTAAA
This window of the Aquiflexum balticum DSM 16537 genome carries:
- the gap gene encoding type I glyceraldehyde-3-phosphate dehydrogenase, giving the protein MRNKRVAINGCGRIGRLTLKLLLEKEGIDLIAINDLTDPETLAHLIQYDSIHGKYPFPITVQEGNLKAKGQTIKIFAEKDPEKIPWGDLDIDIVLESTGRFTERELAEAHIKAGAKKVIITAPSKDKEVPTVVLGVNDEILKEEHDIISNASCTTNCLAPMLKIMEEHFGIEKGFMSTVHSYTNDQNLHDAPHRDLRRARAAAYSIIPTTTNAAKAMELVLPHLKGKIEASAMRVPVPDGSLTDLILLLKKETSTEEVNAIFKNESQTSLKGIVEYIEAPIVSIDIIGNPHSCIFDAGLTSAKGNLVKIVGWYDNEAGYSNRLVDLIQKIT
- a CDS encoding BaiN/RdsA family NAD(P)/FAD-dependent oxidoreductase, which produces MSIGVIGAGAAGYFAAIHAAEKGAEVTILEKTSKSLSKVKISGGGRCNVTHHALELSQLTKNYPRGEKFLRKVFKHFSVRDTIAWFESRGVQLKTEADGRMFPVSDDSQSIIDALESQANKNKIKLVYNYSVIEIQKTNGKFRVLSKNDELLFDKVIVCAGGSPKIDGFNFIKKLGHTISPPIPSLFTFNTPDEPIKKLMGNSVPDAFVRLEGTKLAYRGPLLITHWGVSGPAILKLSAFGAQWLFEKNYNANAHIRWDASLKSEEDIIQKLNDFRNAHPKKKVMTNPLFSLPARLWEHISEKSGVENEIIWQNLPKKHFHKLVQNLFCYIVRVKGKTTFKEEFVTAGGVELNEVDPETMQSRLIDGLFFAGEVMNIDGITGGFNFQAAWSTGYLAGRSANQINEYA
- a CDS encoding helicase HerA-like domain-containing protein; its protein translation is MSKSEEFKQHIELGYTFKGDSIILGTGILENEPIPMAQVKVPLKTFNRHGLIAGATGTGKTKTLQVIAEQLSLNGVPVVLMDLKGDLSGMAKPGTLNSHIEKRSGLIGVDYQPESLPVELMSISNEKGVKLKATVSEFGPVLISQILELNDTQRGVIALVFRYCDTHHLPLLDLKDLKKVLQYIINEGKAEITKEFGAVSSATVNTIMRKIIELEQQGAENFFGELSFEVDDFVRTVDGKGMVSIIRLTDIQNRPKLFSTFMLSLLSEIYETFPEQGDSDKPKLCLFIDEAHLVFSNASKDLIDKIEAIVKLIRSKGVGVFFCTQTPTDVPDNVLGQLGLKIQHSLRAFTAKDRKAITKTAENYPLSTFYKTSEVLTAMGIGEALVTVLNEKGIPTPLAHTLLRAPISRMDILSQDEIDQLVSQSSLVKKYNVTMDRNSAFEILEQKITKAEEEASQGQGQSTSGGNGRTQNRTPKETSIFDDLSKNTMVRQIGRTIFRELTRGIMGSISGKKRR
- a CDS encoding DUF4332 domain-containing protein — its product is MSKTITMIEGIGPAHKEKLAKAGIATVEALLEKGASKKGRKEIAEASGIGEGVILDWVNMADLFRVNGIASQFAELLKAAGVDTVKELRTRNPENLHKALVETNEAKKLTRVVPALSQIEDFINYAKHLEPVVTH
- a CDS encoding tetratricopeptide repeat protein encodes the protein MNSALAEMEKGDFERANAYFRQIIESNLPIPSEMPYFFAETLFQLGQFDNSSSFLEKYLEINGYQGDNYEQAKILQQKLKNHLDEISNCKFCDFRGYRYNGCPTCNGNRILEQSCSFCKAKGAVGCIKCMGKGLVTKKNIFNIIEYHECDKCGGDGRLDCPRCNGSLVEVSDCRTCRGQGRLISEEICNHQAEPRNMSQKFERLRHLAGH
- a CDS encoding tetratricopeptide repeat protein, translating into MRIWNWVFAALIGIVFMLGACSQGGSNKGDELFNEGKYKEAISAYNSFLASKPKNVKALYNRGRSYEELGEFKNAEKDFLAALDQDSKNIQVLLSLSNIYQKQKNHSSALLYADYAVEIPGAPAMAYFMKGRALHQIGNTQEALREYSAAIKMDKDFGQAYYYRGMLKIATDKKKSGCEDISLAIRLNVAIAQEASDKYCK
- a CDS encoding 2,3,4,5-tetrahydropyridine-2,6-dicarboxylate N-succinyltransferase; protein product: MELLKSIIENAWENRELLNEKDVEIAIKTVIAELDSGRLRVAEPLSDGSWQVNEWVKKAVILYFPIQKMRTIEVGPFEFHDKIALKSNYAKQGVRVVPHAVARYGAYLAKGVVMMPSYVNIGAYVDSGTMVDTWATVGSCAQIGKDVHLSGGVGIGGVLEPVQAAPVIIEDGAFIGSRAIIVEGVRIGKQAVIGAGVTLTASSKIIDVTGKEPKEYKGFVPSRSVVIPGSLTKKFNAGEFQVPCALIIGQRKASTDLKTSLNEALRENNVAV
- a CDS encoding glycosyltransferase; the encoded protein is MQLSKITIASVLKPVKDTRAYYRFGLSLRETNKYKINIIGFSTKKESSDKFINFISLYSKERNNYSRIFLNLKLIKLLFQDKPKVLIVSTFELLPAAVFSKFFLGFKLIYDVQENYSLNISQNKTLSGFKKDAALILINFIELGSRYFVDHFFFAERCYREELKKFKPHSILENRFYGKLKVKEPYYLNPENTLTFLMSGTLTEVYGILNGIQWFKAIHRHFPKSRLLIMGHVPLESFMENLSEAVSGYPQIQLTASNTPLEYEKILNAYNEADIILMPYHQIPSISPKIPSKLYESLALGKPCLISPNQKWNQIVAQYPGGMEIDFSDMKNCKSTFDLFLAKKFFVSSPGNEVLWSSQETEFLEVIERLSCK
- a CDS encoding metal-dependent transcriptional regulator: MNPLTYAEENYLKAIYHLSEGGKKGVSTNDISGEMKTKPASVSDMLRKLGDKAVIEYRKYYGVHITEEGKKIALQTIRKHRLWEVFLVEKLKFSWDEVHEVADELEHIKSGILIQRLDEYLGFPKFDPHGDPIPDEYGDVRSRPRIPLNELELHSAGQIVAVKDSSAAFLRYLDKVGAYIGARIKVTDKVEFDGSIEILVDNKKSIFMSKDVAGNILVMQ